The following coding sequences lie in one Pseudorasbora parva isolate DD20220531a chromosome 18, ASM2467924v1, whole genome shotgun sequence genomic window:
- the rars1 gene encoding arginine--tRNA ligase, cytoplasmic gives MGDSVAEHTSRLQRQEREIKFLQDEIERLRDPQQLKFTSSQLDELREENSRLKYRLNILKTSLQEEMSQNGKTMFNINQLLQQIFGEAINIAYPDLENPPLAVTPNQQAKFGDYQCNSAMAMSQMMKAKGQKVSPREIAEKIVQNIPNNELIERTEIAGPGFINVHLKRMFVSKLLSNLLVNGVQPPPLEKKKKVIVDFSSPNIAKEMHVGHLRSTIIGDSMCRLFEFLGYEVLRLNHVGDWGTQFGMLIAHLQDKFPNYLSVSPPIGDLQAFYKESKKRFDEDEEFKKRAYQCVVKLQSKDPDFIKGWNLICDVSRNEFQKIYNCLEIRIEERGESYYQDMMTAVVKEFEGKGLVELDEGRKIVFAPGQSIPLTIVKSDGGYTYDTSDLAAIKNRLFDEKADIIIYVTDSGQAMHFQVVFAAAQLIGWYDPKVTRVEHAGFGVVLGEDKKKFKTRSGDTVRLMDLLEEGLKRSMDKLKEKERDKVLTPEELVKAQRAVAFGCIKYADLSHNRINDYVFSFDKMLDDRGNTAAYLLYAFTRIRSIARLANIQEAALRKAAETTEVLLDHEKEWKLGKCILRFPEILQKITDDLLLHTLCDYLYELATTFTEFYDSCYCVEKDRQTGEVVKVNMWRMLLCEATAAVMAKGFDILGINPVQRM, from the exons ATGGGTGATTCCGTTGCCGAGCACACGTCCCGACTTCAGCGACAG GAAAGAGAAATCAAGTTTCTCCAAGACGAAATCGAGAGGCTGAGAGATCCACAGCAGCTGAAGTTCACATCTTCACAACTGGATGAGCTGCGCGAGGAGAATTCCCGTCTGAAGTACCGCCTTAACATCCTGAAAACA AGTTTACAGGAGGAGATGAGCCAAAACGGCAAGACGATGTTCAACATCAACCAGCTTTTGCAGCAGATCTTTGGGGAGGCCATCAATATCGCCTACCCTGACCTAGAGAATCCACCACTTGCGGTCACCCCCAACCAGCAGGCCAAGTTTGGCGATTATCAGTGTAACAGTGCCATGGCGATGTCTCAG ATGATGAAAGCTAAAGGACAGAAGGTCAGCCCCAGGGAGATAGCAGAGAAGATTGTCCAAAACATTCCCAACAATGAGTTAATTGAGAGAACAGAAATCGCAGGACCAG GGTTTATCAACGTTCATCTCAAGAGAATGTTTGTCTCTAAACTTCTCTCAAACCTGCTTGTGAATGGAGTTCAGCCTCCACCActggaaaagaaaaagaag GTCATTGTGGACTTCTCCTCACCTAACATTGCCAAAGAGATGCATGTCGGCCACCTGCGCTCCACCATTATTGGAGACAGCATGTGTCGACTCTTTGAGTTCCTGGGTTATGAAGTGCTAAG GTTGAATCATGTTGGAGACTGGGGGACACAGTTTGGGATGCTCATTGCTCATTTGCAAGACAAGTTCCCAAATTATCTCAGTGTTTCCCCGCCTATTGGTGACCTTCAGGCTTTCTACAAA GAGTCTAAGAAGCGTTTTGATGAGGATGAAGAGTTTAAGAAGAGGGCCTACCAGTGTGTGGTTAAACTCCAGAGCAAAGACCCAGACTTCATCAAAGGCTGGAACCTGATCTGTGACGTTTCCCGAAACG AGTTTCAAAAGATTTACAACTGCCTGGAAATTCGCatagaggagagaggagagtCCTACTACCAGGACATGATGACAGCCGTGGTGAAAGAGTTCGAGGGAAAAG GGCTAGTGGAGTTGGACGAGGGCAGGAAGATAGTTTTTGCTCCGGGCCAGTCTATTCCCCTGACGATTGTCAAATCGGATGGAGGTTATACTTACGATACCTCCGATCTGGCTGCCATCAAAAATCGTCTGTTTGACGAGAAAGCCGACATCATCATCTACGTGACCGACAGCGGCCAG GCAATGCACTTCCAGGTGGTCTTTGCTGCTGCTCAGTTGATAGGCTGGTATGATCCCAAGGTCACACGGGTAGAACATGCTGGTTTTGGCGTTGTGCTCGGGGAGGACAA GAAAAAGTTTAAGACTCGATCAGGGGACACTGTGCGATTAATGGACCTTCTGGAGGAGGGTCTGAAAAGATCAATGGATAAACTgaaggagaaggagagagaTAAG gtgCTGACCCCGGAGGAGCTGGTAAAGGCTCAGCGTGCCGTGGCCTTTGGCTGCATTAAATATGCAGACCTTTCGCACAACCGCATCAATGACTACGTCTTTTCCTTCGACAAGATGCTGGATGACAGGGGCAACACTGCGGCCTACCTCCTCTACGCCTTCACACGCATCAG GTCTATAGCTAGACTGGCTAACATACAGGAGGCCGCCCTGCGCAAAGCAGCTGAGACCACAGAGGTCTTGCTGGACCATGAGAAAGAGTGGAAACTGGGTAAGTGCATCCTGCGCTTCCCCGAGATTCTGCAGAAGATCACAGACGACCTGCTTCTTCACACACTGTGCGACTACCTCTACGAGCTGGCCACCACCTTCACAGAGTTCTACGACAGCTGCTACTGCGTAGAGAAGGACCGGCAGACAG GGGAAGTGGTCAAAGTCAACATGTGGCGGATGCTCCTCTGTGAAGCCACTGCAGCTGTGATGGCCAAAGGTTTTGACATTCTGGGTATCAATCCAGTTCAGAGGATGTGA